The sequence below is a genomic window from Marmota flaviventris isolate mMarFla1 chromosome 9, mMarFla1.hap1, whole genome shotgun sequence.
aaacttctagaactagtaaataaatttagcaaagtagcaagatataaaatcaacacccataaagcaaaggcatttctgtatatcagtgaaaactctactgagaaagaaatgaagaaaactaccacatttacaataacttcaaaaaaaaagatattttggaatCAACTCAATGAAAGACGTGAAAGGtctatacaaggaaaactacagaaacctaaagaacagaatcaaaaaacaccttagaagatggcTTTCCATCTACTTTCCATCTACTTTGCTCATCAACTATcaaaactataattattatatattagacaaaggtgtcaaaacatgcactggagaaaagatagcctaacACCTTAGAAGATGGCTTTCCATCTACTTTCCATCTACTTTGCTCATCAACTATcaaaactataattattatatattagacaaaggtgtcaaaacatgcactggagaaaagatagcctcttcaacaaaacactatctctcaccatgcacaaaactcaactccaagtgtatcaagatcttggaattaaaccagatactctgtgtccaatggaataaaatacaggctctaatcttcatcatgtgggattaggccccaatttctttaataagacactgaaagcacaagaattaaaacaaataatcaataaatgggatagaatcaaactaaaaagtttattctcagcaaaagaaacaatctgtaaggtgaagacagagcctacattttaggaggaatattttaccccgcacatatcagatagagcaccgaTCTCtaaggtacataaagaactcaaaaaaaaaaactaaacaaataataataattgtgatgtttatgatgatgatgatgataataataataataataataataataataataataataacccaatcaagaaatgggccaaggatctgaacagagagttcttagaagagaatatacaatcaattaacttatatatatatatatatatatatatatatatatatatatatatatatatatatatatatatatatatatctgattggttatggtcctcccttttcaggaccaagaacagttctggttcagtttctaaggaggggaaacacgagcaagaatcattctcaactctcctttataaattatcaaataaaggCCAGAACTGAGTGGCGACTTTAAGAAGCCAGCCCTGCCGGCGACCCCAGCAGTGCGGAGTAAGGCTCCGCAAACCCTGAGGAGGTGAAGAAGGAATGGCCCACGGAGCCGCGGGACTCTGACTCTACGGAGCCCGACGTTCCGCCTAGGCGGGACAGCGGAGAGACTAGGAGTGGAGAGACTAGGAGTGTCCAGGAAGAGCAGCTGCGTCCCCCCACCGCGGTTTCCTACCCTGGTGGCCCGGCTCGAGCTCTGCTGTACAGAGAGCCGCCGTGGGGCAGCCCAGCCATGGCCCCCTATAGCCTAGAGACCCTGAAGGGCGGCACCATCCTGGGCACCCGTAGCTTAAAAGGGACAAGTTGCTACCTTTTGGGGAGGCTGTCTAGCTGCGACATGTGCCTGGAGCACCCTTCGGTGTCTCGGTACCACGCGGTGCTCCAACACAGGGCGTCCGACCCGGACGGAGAATGCGACGGCCAAGAGCAGGGCTTCTACCTCTACGACCTGGGAAGTACCCATGGCACGTTCCTCAACAAAACTCGAATCCCTCCCCGCACCTATTGTCGAGTCCATGTCGGGCACGTTTTCCGCTTTGGTGGTAGCACCCGGCTCTTTATCCTGCAGGGACCAGAAGAAGACCGAGAGGCAGAATACGAGTTAACAGTAACACAGTTGAAGGAACTGCGCAAGCAGCAACAGATGTTGTTGGAGAAGAAGATGCTAGGAGAAGATtcagatgaagaagaggaaatggataACACTGAATGGAAGAGGAATACTAGTAACCAAGATGATGATATGGGTTGTACCTGGGGAATGGGAGAAGATGCTGTAGAGGATGATGCAGAAGAGAATCCCATTGTCTTAGAGTTTCAGCAGGAAAGGGAAGCCTTTTATATAAAGGACCCAAAAAAGGCTCTCCAAGGTTTCTTTGACCGAGAAGGAGAAGAACtagaatatgaattttatgaaCAGGGACATAGCACTTGGCTCTGCAGGGTGAGATTACCTGTGGATGATTCAACTGGGAAACAGCTGGTGGCTGAGGCCATTcactcaggaaagaaaaaagaagcaatgaTTCAGTGCTCACTGGAAGCTTGCCGGATCCTTGATACTTTGGGATTGCTGCGGCAGGAAGCAGTATCTCGGAAAAGGAAAGCCAAGAACTGGgaagatgaatatttttatgatagtGATGATGACACATTCCTTGATCGCACTGGCCTTGTGGAGAAGAAGCATCTTAACCGAATGAAGAAGGCTGGGAAGATTGATGAGAAGCCAGAGACCTTTGAATCACTGGTTGCAAAGTTAAATGATGCTGAAAGGGAACTCTCTGAAATTTCTGAGAGTCTCAAGTCCTCAAGCAAAGCTCTGTCAGAGTCCCCACCTCAGGATTCTTTAGATGCATTCATGTCAGAAATGAAATCAGGGAGTGCATTAGATGGTGTGTCCAGGAAGAAACTTCATCTCAGAACTTTCGAACTGAGGAAAGAACAACAGAGGCTTAAAGggttaataaaaattgtaaagccAGCAGATATTCCAGAACTAAAAAAGACTGAAAGTCAGACTACAGATACagaaaataaagctaagaaacTTACACTGCCTCTCTTTGGTGCTATGAAAGGAGGAAGcaaattcaagttaaaaactgGAACAGTAGGGAAATTTCCCCCCAAGCGTCCAGAACTCCCTCCGGCTCTAATGAGAATGAAGGACGAGCCTGaagtagaagaggaggaggaagaagaagatgaagaagaagagaaagaaaagggggagcaCGAAGAGAAAATGGAGGATGGAAACAGCAGGTTGCCACAGGAGATAGAGCCAGAAACTTCAGTGCAGGAAATGAGTTCTCCCACAGATCTCACATGTTCTAAGGAAACAAAAAACCATGAAAACATGTCTCAAATCAGCCACatggaacagaagaaaaattatcaagAGATTAATGAAACATCTTCATCCTGCAAAGAACCATCAGCACCAAAGAATGAATATGAGAAAAGCAGAGAtgaattgaagaaaaagaaagctcctGGTCCAGGCAAATTTCCCCCCACACTTTCTTCTAAATATCCCGAAGATGACCCAGACTACTGTGTGTGGGTTCCACCTGAAGGCCAAAGTGGAGATGGCAGAACTCATCTTAATGACAAGTATGGCTATTGATTACATCAGAGTCCCAGAGGAAGATCTTGTGGACTATGTGACATAGAGTATTTGGAATAATATGTGAAGTTGAATGGCCAGAGAAGTTCAGATGATCTTATGTAAAATCTGGTGACTGACTTTTTCTTCCATGCTCTTGGCTTCTTGAATTTATCTTGTTATCCAGTTCTCCTGATTTGGGAATTTatgtttaaaagtatttatttttgtatatatatatatatatatatatatatatatatatatatatatgtgtgtgtgtgtgtgtgtgtgtgtgtgtgtgtgtgtgtgtgtatgaagggAACcctatattttgagaaatagtaAAGTGAGAAACAGGGAtgctattataaaatgaaaagtcaaagtgCCCCTAATACTGATTGCCTGTTTGATTTAAGATTTAGGGACTGTGGGTTAGAGGTgtagcttgtctagcatgcttgagtccttgggttccatccccagaaacacaatttaaaaaaaaagatggagaattGTGCTTTCCTAAGCATTAGGCTATGTCTGGCAGTTAGGGTGTAGAATTCACTAATATTGCTTCCTCAGATgtgaaatatgaatatttcatGGATCTGACTCTGGATGTCCTTGTCATTCTTAGAACTAAATTTAGATTGACAGTGAAAGTTTCCTACTGCCTCCAACCCTAATCCTCCCTCTACATTTGAGAATAGACCCTGACTTATCAGGACAAGGTTAACCATAGATAGCACCATCTCATATACTCGGGCCCCAGTCTGATAAAAACTCATCCCATTGAATATCTTGGCTCTGACTAATCAATTAGTCATCCTCCTCTTACAGAAGGGTGCAAATATTGTTATGGAATGAAAAGTTGAATGTGTTCCGCCCAATGTGTGTTTTCTCACCTCTGTGTTTTCCTCTTGGgaacaaagaaatgtaaaaagatgTCTTACTCCACCCGTTTTCCCCATAATTAATGCCTCACTTTACTTCCATAGATAGAAAGCGGGAAAGTAAAGGGATGCAGCAAGGTAGagagcatttgggttaggcttaaggcaGACATTGGGGAGAAATGCTGTGGCCCAGCCAGAGAGTGAATGAGACTGGTTGCTTTTTTATTATGCATTACGCAGTATATACAACAGTAGGCAGGAAGAAGTAATGAGCCATTCCAGTTACCATGACAGATGGGGGAAGTTCTTGTCTACTAAAAGTAAGTCCTTCATCTTTCAAAAGAGAGTGTTGGTACTCTGAGAAACGTACTTTGGACTTCATTCAGACCAATAGGGAGAACTGATTGATGATATAAGAAGTGTCAGGAATTTGGGGGCAGTGTTCATGACATTTGGATTAAAACAATGGACAGAGGTCTGAGCCACATCAGTGGTCTTTGCATATGAAATTCTATTCAAACACAGTTGTATGTGTGAGCCTAATATTTGAATGGTAAAAATATATCTGCTCTGGGTGAAGTGAAGGTGCAGGGATTGGAgctactacacacacacatcctctcCTCCAGTGACCCTAAGGAATCCCAGGAGCTATAGGAGGATAGACAGCTTTAGGAGGACAGATTTCTAAGGTTCTGGGAACAGTAGGTATGCTTTCGTGTCTACAGACACTGAAAGCAAGTGGGATTCCACAtgccaaaataaaatctaaatatgtaATTTGTGGGCAGTGGACTTGATTTAAATGACCTACACATGTTTCTTAGCTGCCTTTTACTAAATAGAGACTGGGAATAGGACTAAattctctgagtctcaattttgTTATCTCAAGCAAGTCTAGCAAAGCTTCCTGCTCCTAGAACCTCAAATGTACTTAAGGATTGGATGAGATGATGGAGGTGGATTTAGTACAGGACTTTATAGATGTTAgtagttgttattttaaaaaggggacacaagccaggcatgatgatgcacacctgtgtaatctcagcaactgaggAGAAATTTAAGTTTTTAGTTACAGTACTTGGATCTTAACTGCAGACCAATTGAAGCAGAATCCCTGAGGTGACCCCTTCTACAAGGGGTCTCTGATGTACAACCCAGGGTGACAAACCTCAAGAGTACTTTTTTCCTTCAgccaatttttttctataagggCCAGGTATTTTAGGCTTCGTAAGCTGTATGATTTGTTGCATGCAACTACTCAGCTCTGCTTTTGTAGTACACTTGTAAATAGCATTAACAATATATGAGTGAGTGTGACTTCTTTctaatgtgtttatttataaaaacaaatagcagGCTGGTTGGCAGACCCCTGGTCTAGACTGATTCATCTTCAAGGTCTTATTTGGTTCAAAATGTTCCcttatacctttttttaaaaaagcgtGTCCCAGTTCATGCATATTTGGAAGATTTGTATTCAGAATACCAATTATCTCCTCCTGAATATATGGGTTGCAGTTTATGGTTACCAGAAGTTAAAGTAAACCAGTCTCTCTGCCACGCGACCAGCgcgagcttcatgaaagaaggttcggttcataagaaattgctagtgagttttaaattaaagagacagactctcattacctttaacacagctccaagatggcttctcctagctcccgcctctagccacctaatgcggtggtgaggtttacagaagagactagtgagagagggagagaatgccAGGGAGTGAGATTTTATTGGAGAacaaaaattccagggaaaatcccatccaatgaaggttaaggggggcagcatcccaaggtcaggggcggcgattgggtcttcaggtcagtggccaggcacgtcactgcacagacaagccctcggacctgggaaagggtggggaaggcttttaACACCGCTGTGTTTAAGCGCCTCTCACTCTCCCTCttgccagggaggtaactcagaTCACGTGCAAAGATCGCCTCCCACAAGGCTCcttttctcagaaataaaagtaatgttatttagtcattagaaaaaaaatacttggtcGCAGCAGGAACACAATAGTTAACTGCAACCAGGGTGTCCCTAGTCAGCTGTCCTGGACAGGAATTCTGAACCTTGAATTCTCCACACTCAACCTATAGTGTGGAGAAAGAGTGAAAAAAGGTGAGAAGACTCGGGGACCAATTAGGAGCCAGTGGCAGCAGTCCAGCTGAGAGATTATGATGGCTTGAATTCAGTGGAGATCGAGAAGGAAAGAGACACATGGATCTTAGCAATATTTGTAAAAGTAGAATGACTTAAGTTGAGTGGTGGGGGGGGTTGTGTAGGGTAAACGAAAGGAATCCAGGAAGATTCCTAGGCTGCTAATTTCCACATCTGAGTGGATGATGGGTCATTCATTGAGGGGGGAAATAAGAAGGGCTGGTGTAAAAGTGGAGGGGTCATGAATTCAACACTTTGAGGCACCTAAATAAAATGTCCACCAGGCAGTTGAATACATAGGCCTGGATCTCAGAAGAGAGGGCCTAGGAGCAGTTATGGCTGTCCAACAAATGAACCTCAGCATTGGGATGGGGGGATCCAGTAGGATTCATTAGAATCTAGGTGACCGACAGGAATTATGCAGAGAAACCACTGTCTTGGTCAGCTGATCTTCCTATCTTGGTGCAGGGAACAAATTTTTTTCCTGGTTATAGGTACTCATTTGttgtaagaaaaagataaagtgtGGTACCATGTGAacagtggagaaaaaaatgtcaatgcATGTATTTAACATCAAAATAAGTCTCTTGATTCACTATAGGAATTAGGGgcctaaaacttacctaaaagGTCAAAacttttcttaattgtttttttatttaaaatttccaaaagtaGCTAAGATTTATTTAATGTCCCCAGTGTGTCAACACTATGCTAACTGCCTGTATGATTCATTTAATCTTAGATCACTGAAGTAGTTCtatagttgaggaaactgaggccctgagaGTTAAGACTTGTCTAAGGCCACTCAGTAGTCTGTGAATTAGACTGAAGCCCAAACAGTCTAATATCTAAGTCCGGCTCTTAACCCTCCAGTACAttgctttaacatttttaatatactgtattttaattttttttttatttttttaaatatttatttcttagttttaggtggacacagtgcctttattttatttttacgtggtgctgagaatcgaacccagtgcttcacacatgctaggcaagcgtgctatcacttgagccacatccccagcccaatatactGTATTTTTTACAGAAGTATTAGATTCACAGCAAAGGTGAACAGAAAGTACAGACTATTTCCATCCATGCCCTGTGCCCCACACATATAGTTGTCCCAGTCCCCACCAGAGCCTGCATTTGTCACACTCAAACCTACACTGATATGTTATCACCGAAACTCCATAGTTTACTTTAGGGTTCTCTCTTGGTGATGCACATTCTGTGaattttgataaatgtaaatGACATGTACCCACTATTACAGTACCAAACaaaatagtttcactgccctaaaagtCCTGCATGATCCACCTGTTCATTTTTCCCTCCCCACcaatccctggcaaccactgatctttttactgtctccatagttttgccttttctaaaatgtcatatttgggtattaccttaatttttaaaaattccctaaaTAATTAAACAGgcctcacagaaaaaaaatatcaaataaattatctatgtcattttctaaacatagctggacatgggaaatataggtttggagcagagaacatttttattagaaacacagtgtaaaagaaagaaaaaaaacatagttatttgtaccacattgtACCACAAGAGAAACGAAacgtggaattcagaaaagaaagattcaaacttttataattgggaatgtggatgacatggatgcctaaagtgaaaaggttattacaagcttttgaaagaaaattcatgtgagtggcacagtgtattccaggggctttgtcagctgtgcactacagaacatacaggtattcatagcctcatgAAGAACATTATTCATCTGttccctctaaaattattcccatagtacagatgaaaaaacatgggtatctggatattaaatggcaattcagcagcccacagaaaactacccagagacagaactgtatgaaatttcttcaaagaccatcaatgtattgttagctcctgacacagggatgtcagtctgaggaaatattattttctctccattttgaagagagtgcattgagaatacATTTCGGGGGcaacataaagacttttttttttctttcatgttaagaaactcttcagaaacagagctcacaagacaagatttcttagaagggtaaatgcctggagattacagaattaaaaaaaaaaaaaaaaaaaaaaaaacatcagtggccctgagtgactcaggaaggaaataaacctaaaaggcttattagaaactgaaaagcaaaaaaagtaactatttctaaaaataaatatgttcattagttgctatctccacaacatgtcattaagtaaacaacaatttatgtatgaatatttctaggattggccaaattttattccatatgattttatattaaatcccaaaatccagataatagaattcatgattctctgccaaaaatattacagaaaaaaaatttttaaggagtggatgtttagtaagtatgtcatttaacaattttattaccatatgattttaaagaaatttattcattttcctgcagccatagtgtagagaaatttcttatttatttttcctgtagtaattaacaaagataagtcctagaatccactttaaataacctacccttacaatcatacaagaaacctaaaataaatgatgagtaaagaaaaaagtcaattaaaaataatttaaaccttgtttttttttttttttttcaaatcaatctctagctgcatttttggatccttttctcatcttttaagccaaaaatatataaacgaCAAAagtctgaacttcaaatttatacatgaaatatgtttattaactataaaaattcaaaatatttagaaatttaagaaatataaaataaaaacccatcatgggaaaaattaagtaatattgatgaacatttaaaacaaattaataatcattaactcaaaaggagtttaaattagtatctatttgtggaaactattttactattgaatatacatgatactccccatcacagagacttactgaaattagagcatatgtgatcatgagaacatgtaagtatgcaatggtactcatccaaacacttgaaccccaagggcatggctcaatacaatatacatcttggaagagataaataataatctgtaggaaaaatggtcactggggccagtcacatttcataatatatccagtttaaaaaagagcataaaacactatgtataaattttacataggtgccttaggaaagtggtatttcacatatgtacatttttagaaacaaaatatgtagaacttatgagaaaataaaagtcacacaaagcacataaaagactgaattatacatcccatgtaaataagaaaactcatcattacaaaggttatcatttcccccaaatttacTGACAATAGATCTCACCAAAACTGCTAtgcacaaatatgaatatatcacagtgaagtctacttttatgtgtattctataaagcaataatttaaaaaactataaataaatatatgatagaagaaacttagagaatagggaaaggggaactactgaatattgaaggggagcaaattatatttcatgttttatggttatgtcaaataaactgactattaaatacaacaataatgtaataataaaaaaaatcatcaagctttactttaaatgaagtaagaaaccaaagcataaatttttaaaattcatctacaaagttatatgtaactttagccaaaaatcttttcaattataagagcaaaaaaggaacttatcatggcctactattcatatatattgtgaaaatataatattacaataataaagaatcacaatataaataagattcccatatgaatacatatgtatgtaaaaacactatggtttattgcaatagcaaattctagataaatcaaaccataacaaaaataatctcagcaacttagctaggacctttctcaaaataaatttaaacctgttagagctgtttactggtgaagagtccttgcttccccaatgctgaagtataacatcagagaagtgtgccaaggcaagtttagagtggaaagtagaagctttattaaaggacagtagaaaggacttctccccagaagaaaaaagggacccaagaggtagaatccatgaaagggattttttttaaactaaggtctttttagcttttttatagctaaggtcttccttcagctatcctgcattcctgtcacattgctgtcctttgttctgttttcttgcagtgttggaatgtaggtgggaaggcccaaagtgtggaggacaggtgggctgaaggagcaATCTGGGCAGGAAAGTCtattggattagcatctccatgtttgcggtgagctgcttcattaaaattttcttgggatgggctcagggccttggggacattttcaattacccctatcctggactccatcctcaatatggtgtttattcttgattttactggatattagacccaatttacctaactacactaactacctatctgtaaatctggctccactaccaaggatatggctaagtagtacagtatcccgagttcacctaactttaaacaaaataataataatgaagaaagtaaaaataaaagaatgtcaaaatgaaaattagctagctaaaaaggaatttaggtatccaaaaatgacagctcctttcctgctggaaaatggaccttggagatttgattttgataattattccacctgtcaatctccaacatctggtaagacactgggctgcaggaacactcctgccacataatattttatgcagattctgaggatgccctttgagcataaggaaggcagcaaagagtctctgccactgacatgttccccacctggttggccagcaggactgaggacatagtggccaagtggaggagtaaagcctgtagactccagagactgcccagagtcccaatgtgctagctcctgttttcaacacagccagtcttgtggttccaatagtcttcctcccccagcctctcttgctaggccaatgcacactcaccatttcctggttctcaggagtagggctacttgggatcctcagttcctgcacagaagaacaacctgtgactctgaagtatgagactacagatggcaaaaatggaggactcaggagataagaagtgaaagccaACCCTCCTCCCCCCTGATGACAcatgattggacagttcccacaaaatgcttttgattggaaggggcttcagatcatgaatctgagagaagtgagcccttttttgagtgacagggaatattatccaatccaggcatgaataagggctagaatctcaggtcgttgagtgctgttttttttttttttttttttttttttttttaaactgagaaatgtacccaagagtctcaggctgctattattttgaggcaaggttgttttcccattagtgggaactaacccaaccaacagaacattttcatttaaacttacatataaagtcatttcagtttatggattatatatgcttgtatattattaaggaattaatataaaatgacaataattatcaaattttatttatttattttttgatctctgttctttttatgttacagattgaactttgaactgggaagaaaacccctaaagtaaaaatgcccaacaaaaacaacacataaggggctgggattgtggctcagcagtagagtgctcacctcccatgtgcaagaccctgggttcaatcctcagtaccacataaaaataaataagtgaaataaaggtattgtgtccagctacatctaaaaaaatatataaaaaacataaggtacaaggtgagaaaccatcctctacctcagagcaaagactgtccaaggaagggggcatgactcttgtccttggaaagacacacagagcactcctaggctcatacccaacctgctgagttgtttatctacaaataacaggagagatctgctgtgcctggtgtcccagactcagtcaggctaggtggggatccataacaaccccctagcagccaccaatcagcatgagacagggaaaattcctgggattccaaatgaaacttccagtagtttatggtgattgataaaattttgggaaaccatatagttcagcatataatcccctcatggcctaagccaatctgttcaaatgaatccccatcttgtactaaccaatcatgcttacccaacttgttcccaccagtgaatgtgctaatcatgttttagagttgtttatgattttcccaaggtgtgtgatgatttgctaagagatgctatgatgtatgtggggttcCTGCCTTTcccaaagagttataaaactgctgcaaaccccaggctcagggcctctaagccaTCAGTTTCTGTGtgcgtggaggactgagctagcttggaataaacacctctttggtgcttacatattggtctctggtggtcttttggtggtcccgcatttgagcatatcagtctctcctgaaacccatggaaaaagaattcagcactccagttctctaggactgtagttttatagcacaaaaagttacaaaaggggggtgacttgagaacttacacgaataacaggattttcacaagcataatacaaagacacataGTAGATTAATGGTCTAAATGatttagcacttagggagtaaatttagatcaaaacatcagaatttatgatagaccactaaagtttcagagtgagtttttatttggtcagggaaagccagaatttatgagtcatcactaaagtttcagggagggttgttttctcatcagggaaaaccagaca
It includes:
- the LOC139707026 gene encoding LOW QUALITY PROTEIN: kanadaptin-like (The sequence of the model RefSeq protein was modified relative to this genomic sequence to represent the inferred CDS: inserted 1 base in 1 codon), producing the protein MECDLHESQTVLSLGNLKWPELSGDFKKPALPATPAVRSKAPXNPEEVKKEWPTEPRDSDSTEPDVPPRRDSGETRSGETRSVQEEQLRPPTAVSYPGGPARALLYREPPWGSPAMAPYSLETLKGGTILGTRSLKGTSCYLLGRLSSCDMCLEHPSVSRYHAVLQHRASDPDGECDGQEQGFYLYDLGSTHGTFLNKTRIPPRTYCRVHVGHVFRFGGSTRLFILQGPEEDREAEYELTVTQLKELRKQQQMLLEKKMLGEDSDEEEEMDNTEWKRNTSNQDDDMGCTWGMGEDAVEDDAEENPIVLEFQQEREAFYIKDPKKALQGFFDREGEELEYEFYEQGHSTWLCRVRLPVDDSTGKQLVAEAIHSGKKKEAMIQCSLEACRILDTLGLLRQEAVSRKRKAKNWEDEYFYDSDDDTFLDRTGLVEKKHLNRMKKAGKIDEKPETFESLVAKLNDAERELSEISESLKSSSKALSESPPQDSLDAFMSEMKSGSALDGVSRKKLHLRTFELRKEQQRLKGLIKIVKPADIPELKKTESQTTDTENKAKKLTLPLFGAMKGGSKFKLKTGTVGKFPPKRPELPPALMRMKDEPEVEEEEEEEDEEEEKEKGEHEEKMEDGNSRLPQEIEPETSVQEMSSPTDLTCSKETKNHENMSQISHMEQKKNYQEINETSSSCKEPSAPKNEYEKSRDELKKKKAPGPGKFPPTLSSKYPEDDPDYCVWVPPEGQSGDGRTHLNDKYGY